From the genome of Croceibacterium atlanticum:
CCGATCCGGCGGGGAAGTGAATCGCCGCGTCGGCACCAGGGCAGAACTGAACCGCGCGACCGATCCGGAAGACACCGAACGCCCCACGGGACAGGACAATCCTGCTGAGGATGCGCAAAAGGGCCCCAAGACCCGTGCGGAAATACAGGATGAGCGCAATAACGCCTAGGCGTTGCGCACTTCCCCACCGGCCGCCATCACTGCCGCCTTGCGCAGCATATTGGCATATTCTTCCGGCTCGCGCGCTCCCTGCACCAGATAGCGGCCATTGATGACAAAGCTGGGCACGGAATTTATGCCCGCTTCCAGCCCGCGCTTTTCTTCCAGCCTGACAGCGATGGCCAGCGCTTCATCGTCAAGAGCCTGCGCCGCGCCGGCCGTATCGAAACCCTCTTCACCCGCAATGGCGAGGAGGGTTTCGCGTTGCCCGACCGGGCGCCGCTGCTGGAAATGGGCCCGCAACAGGGCCAGCTTCAGCCGGGTTTGTGCTGCCGGGCCCTGTTCCGCCAGTGCCCAGCGCAGCAGCTTGTGCGCTTCAAACGTATTCCAGGTCATGCCCGGTTCGCCTTCCGGCCCATCGAAGACCATGGGGAAACCGACACGTTCAGCCACTTGTTCGATCTGGCCGCGCATCCGCGCCACTTCATCCGGCGTGCGTTTATAGACATCGGCCAGATGCTGTGCCTGGCTCTTCCCCTCCTGCGGCATGTCAGGGGCGAGTTCAAACGGCATCCAGCGCGTTTCCACCTCCATCTCGCCATCCAGCAGGTCGATCGCCCTGGCGAACTGGGTGTAGCCGATGGCGCACCACGGGCACATGATGTCCGACCAGATATCGACGGAGATCCTTGGCTTTCCGGTCATATCGATTGCTCCAGCCACCAGCGCAGCATGTAATGCGCGATCGCCTGCCGGGGCGGAGGGAGGAAGCTGGCGCTTTCCTTGCCCCTTGCGATCGCTTCGGCAACGGCATCGCGCGTGAACCAGCGCGCATCCTCTATTTCCGTCTTGTCGATGGCAAGGGTCGGATCGTCCGTATGCCCGATACAGCCGATCATCAGCTGCGAAGGAAACGGCCAGGGCTGGCTGGCGATGTAGCGTATATCGCGCAGGCGCACGCCCGCTTCCTCGAAGGTTTCCCGCGCGACGGCTTCCTCGATCGTTTCGCCGGGTTCCACGAAACCCGCCAGCGCGGAATAGCTGCGCGGGGGAAAGCGCGACTGGCGGCCCAGCAGCAAACGCCCCTCATGCTGCACCAGCATGATCGCCACGGGATCAACACGCGGGAAATGCTGCGCCGAACAATTGCCGCAATTGCGTTGCCACCCGCCCTTGGCCGGATGGGTCCGTTCTCCGCAATTGGCGCAGAAACGGTGCCTTGCGTGCCAATCCAGCAGGCTGCGCGCGCCGCCATATATGGCCAGATCTCCCGCGCTCATCAGGGCAATGGCGTCCCAGCTCTTGCGATGGGCATAGGCCGGGCCGGCATCACCCGCCGGAGGCACTGCGGCAAAAGCGGCGCGGCCATTGCTGAGGCCGAGAAAGACCAGCTCCGCATCGGCCGGCGCTTCGGCAATGGGCGCCCATTGCAGCACGCCCTCCGCATCAATTTCCGGCGCCAGCCCGTCCAGCCTCAGCAACAGGGCATCGGTGCCGGACCGCAATTGCGCCAGCCTGTCCGGATCCGTGCGCAGATGGTCCGCCCGGTCGAGAGGCTGATTGCCGAATGCGATCTCCATCACCTGCGGCCCGCATCCCGCGCGGCCGCGGCAAGGAAATCTTCCTGAAGCGAATAGAATTGCGCGGGCATATATTGCGAATATTGCCCCTGCCGCAGACCGCTGCCCATATTCACGAAGCCAGTCGTCCCCGCCGCGCCGAACCAGCCGAAATTCGGCCCATTCGCGGTGCGCACCACGCGCCCGCCCGCGCCGAAGCCGTATGTTGCCGGGTAGATATCCCCCGGCAGCATCGTGTCCGGCAACAGGTCCGAAGTGCCGATGCGAACCGCCCTCTCGCTCATCACCCGGACGCCATCAATCGCCCCGTAACCGGCCAGCATCATCAGGAAACGGTCATAATCGCGCGGGGAGGAGACGAGACCCGCCCCGCCAAAGGGAAAGGCCGGCTGGTCGAGATAGATGGATGTGCCCGGCTGGTCGATCGGCAGAAGATTATCGCCCAGCAGGAAGTAATTGGCGGTAAGCCGGAACTTCTCTTCCGCAGGCACGCGGAACCAGGTGCTGGCCATGCCGCATGGCCCGAAGATCCGTTCCTGCAGGAAGGCGTCGAATGGCTGGCCGGACGCGATCTCTATCACCCGCCCCATCAAATCCAGCCCGACCGAATAGCTCCACCGCGTGCCCGGCTGATAGACCAGCGGCATTTCGGCGAGCCGGTCAGCGAAAGCGGCCAGGCTTCCCGCCGGGGCACCGCGCAGCAGGCCCGGAATTTCGATCCGGGATATTGCGCCGGGAACCAGCCCCTTTTCCGCATAGGCGGCGCCGATCGGCCCCTGCTGCACCATCGAACCATAGCCCAGGCCCGCCGTATGGGTCAGCAGATGGCGGATCGTGATCGGCCGAACCGCCCGTTCCAGATTATCCGGCGTGATCGCCCCGTCATAAATCTTCTGCACCTGCATATCGGCGAATTTCGGCAGCAGATCCGCCAGCGGCTGATCCAGCGAAAGGCGGCCTTCATCCACCAGGATCATCGCCGCCATGCCGGTGATCGGCTTGGTCATGGAATAGATGCGATAAAGCGAATCCGGATCGGCCATCCGCTCTGCCAGAAAACTGTCGCGCCCCTTCGCGATGAAATCGGCTTCCCGCTGCCCCCAGCCCAGCGCACAGACCATGTTCGCGACCTTGCGCTGGCGCACATAATCGGAAACCAGCGCCTCCACGCCCGGCCAGCTATCCGCCGGAGACGCGGCCAGCGCCCGTCCGGCGAAGGGAATGTTCAGCATGGCCGCGCCGGTGCCCACAGCGCCTGCCCCGCGCATGAAGGACCGGCGGGAAAATTCCGCGGAAATGGATGACAGAGACAAGGCGACCGCTCCCAGGATTATTTCGCGGCGGAACGTAGCAAGCGTAAACCGCCAAGAAAACTTGCAATGACCCGGTGTCTTATTAATATAAGACACATGCTCAATCTCGTTTCCATCCTAGTCGGTATCGTCGCCCTGCTGCTGGCGATCCCTTCCACCATTCCCCTGCTCGGCTGGGGCAACTGGTTTGTCCTGCCCATCGCGGTGATCGGTATCGGCATTGGCGCCCTGTCCAGCAGCAATGGCGGGCGC
Proteins encoded in this window:
- the nudC gene encoding NAD(+) diphosphatase; the protein is MEIAFGNQPLDRADHLRTDPDRLAQLRSGTDALLLRLDGLAPEIDAEGVLQWAPIAEAPADAELVFLGLSNGRAAFAAVPPAGDAGPAYAHRKSWDAIALMSAGDLAIYGGARSLLDWHARHRFCANCGERTHPAKGGWQRNCGNCSAQHFPRVDPVAIMLVQHEGRLLLGRQSRFPPRSYSALAGFVEPGETIEEAVARETFEEAGVRLRDIRYIASQPWPFPSQLMIGCIGHTDDPTLAIDKTEIEDARWFTRDAVAEAIARGKESASFLPPPRQAIAHYMLRWWLEQSI
- a CDS encoding serine hydrolase domain-containing protein, with the protein product MSLSSISAEFSRRSFMRGAGAVGTGAAMLNIPFAGRALAASPADSWPGVEALVSDYVRQRKVANMVCALGWGQREADFIAKGRDSFLAERMADPDSLYRIYSMTKPITGMAAMILVDEGRLSLDQPLADLLPKFADMQVQKIYDGAITPDNLERAVRPITIRHLLTHTAGLGYGSMVQQGPIGAAYAEKGLVPGAISRIEIPGLLRGAPAGSLAAFADRLAEMPLVYQPGTRWSYSVGLDLMGRVIEIASGQPFDAFLQERIFGPCGMASTWFRVPAEEKFRLTANYFLLGDNLLPIDQPGTSIYLDQPAFPFGGAGLVSSPRDYDRFLMMLAGYGAIDGVRVMSERAVRIGTSDLLPDTMLPGDIYPATYGFGAGGRVVRTANGPNFGWFGAAGTTGFVNMGSGLRQGQYSQYMPAQFYSLQEDFLAAAARDAGRR
- a CDS encoding DsbA family oxidoreductase, which encodes MTGKPRISVDIWSDIMCPWCAIGYTQFARAIDLLDGEMEVETRWMPFELAPDMPQEGKSQAQHLADVYKRTPDEVARMRGQIEQVAERVGFPMVFDGPEGEPGMTWNTFEAHKLLRWALAEQGPAAQTRLKLALLRAHFQQRRPVGQRETLLAIAGEEGFDTAGAAQALDDEALAIAVRLEEKRGLEAGINSVPSFVINGRYLVQGAREPEEYANMLRKAAVMAAGGEVRNA